The following are from one region of the Pelorhabdus rhamnosifermentans genome:
- a CDS encoding PTS system mannose/fructose/N-acetylgalactosamine-transporter subunit IIB: MATIALCRVDSRLIHGQVVTKWVSQTDANHIVVMSDMLAKDPFMKSVYMMAAPPDIQVDCYGIDEGCEEWQNSAFGKGRVLVLFGDLPSLLIAWEKGFEIKKVQVGGLGGGPKRKVVFQNITLDDPDVEILKQLAAKEVEIIFQTIPEDKPQSFTQVLSKYK; the protein is encoded by the coding sequence TTGGCAACGATTGCATTATGTAGAGTGGATAGTCGTTTGATTCATGGACAGGTTGTAACCAAGTGGGTGAGCCAGACCGATGCCAATCATATTGTTGTGATGAGCGATATGTTGGCGAAAGATCCCTTTATGAAAAGTGTTTATATGATGGCCGCTCCGCCAGATATTCAAGTGGATTGTTATGGTATTGATGAGGGGTGTGAAGAGTGGCAGAATAGCGCGTTTGGGAAAGGCCGTGTTTTAGTATTGTTTGGCGATTTACCATCATTGCTCATTGCTTGGGAAAAGGGTTTTGAAATTAAAAAGGTGCAAGTGGGAGGCTTGGGCGGCGGTCCTAAGCGTAAAGTGGTATTTCAGAATATTACGTTAGATGATCCTGACGTTGAAATCTTAAAACAGTTGGCAGCGAAAGAGGTAGAAATCATTTTTCAAACTATACCTGAAGACAAACCACAATCTTTTACTCAAGTTCTTAGCAAATATAAATAA
- the dagR gene encoding transcriptional regulator DagR encodes MKRKDRIYEEIQKLSRQITKESLLGDLSIGYSAELISANLNIARNTVSQELNLLNVEGKLIKIKSRPVLFVDKRQVETLLNLSIDKEYWEIRSIEVLRQRYLNNYAPLTQEERLDDPFKKLIGYDQSLKDAINKAKSALLYPPNGLHVLLSGDSGVGKTYFAELMHKYYELYQSKGGIIPFVYFNCSEYYNNPELLTGQLFGYTKGAFTGAVADREGLVQQADGGFLFLDEIHRLPAEGQEKLFSLLDKGTFRKLGSSNQEQAVNVRLIGATTCDITATFLKTFLRRIPVVIKIPSLEERSFQERLEMILKFLQQESIKTKLNIHLTEDFAYYMMTYHFDGNIGALKSEIQYKCAQAFLNVMTQGFSEIVLDDTFVTETVRFREPKVKETLEFVFKNNNFILITAQNSNFAVKKADLKEIEKDEINFYALLMKEYHALRDKKVSHAESKLLLENKISTLFQYTYNKLDASNIRKVEQFIEEPMVGKISKLIRKIEEIAERTLDESTKNNVYLHMYTFLAYMKKGTNPPIYNTPHIMELYQEEYEKAKEIGRYMSEVLNIPCPKSELIFMTLFLNALCNNRSAATENMTYGIVVIAHGDTTATSMANFANTLFKTNIVQAIDMPLDRSVSDTLEELIELVKQKKYKELVILVDMGSLTIFGEIIEKQLRMETVVVKNITTGILLEVTGKFLRDFTTFQDIKRYIAALSDKHEIFVVPPRDLLKKKSKILITSCVTGIGTANKIKILIEQTFKDLLPADLRIESKEYHLINTQEKLLDQVGEDEEIIGVIGTFTINLLDIPFISLEELFSENGINLLIDIIGIRDQLNNLENRTENITKNFVSSITLQSIVDYLTILNPQKILQEMEDVLNEICKKMKQEFSKQTRLRFLIHCCCMVERIIVAKSSLKYQRIKSDSVDNDVLSVIKVSFATIENHYGIKLSYSEIACIYELLFKKTP; translated from the coding sequence ATGAAACGAAAAGACCGAATTTATGAGGAAATCCAAAAATTGTCCCGACAAATTACTAAAGAATCACTGCTCGGTGATTTGTCTATTGGGTATTCAGCCGAATTGATTAGTGCAAACTTAAATATCGCACGCAACACGGTTAGTCAGGAGTTAAATCTTCTGAATGTGGAAGGTAAGTTGATTAAGATTAAAAGCAGACCGGTTTTGTTTGTTGATAAAAGACAGGTGGAGACGTTGTTAAACCTATCAATCGACAAAGAATATTGGGAAATACGATCGATAGAAGTGCTTAGACAGAGATATTTAAATAACTATGCACCGTTAACGCAGGAAGAACGGCTCGATGATCCGTTTAAAAAATTAATCGGCTATGACCAAAGTTTAAAAGATGCTATCAATAAAGCAAAATCAGCCCTACTGTATCCGCCAAACGGCTTACATGTATTACTTAGCGGGGATTCAGGTGTTGGTAAAACATATTTTGCTGAGTTGATGCACAAATATTATGAATTATATCAATCAAAGGGCGGGATAATTCCGTTCGTATACTTTAACTGTTCCGAATATTACAATAATCCGGAATTGCTGACAGGACAATTATTCGGCTATACTAAGGGAGCTTTTACAGGAGCCGTTGCCGATAGAGAAGGACTGGTTCAGCAGGCGGATGGTGGTTTCTTATTTTTGGATGAGATCCACCGACTGCCAGCAGAAGGGCAAGAGAAGCTTTTTTCATTACTTGATAAAGGAACATTTCGTAAATTGGGTTCGTCCAATCAAGAACAAGCTGTGAATGTAAGGCTAATTGGTGCAACAACGTGCGATATTACCGCTACATTTTTAAAAACATTTCTGAGACGAATACCAGTGGTTATTAAGATCCCTTCCTTGGAGGAGCGGTCTTTTCAGGAACGGCTGGAGATGATATTAAAATTTCTGCAACAAGAAAGTATTAAAACGAAGCTGAATATCCATCTTACCGAGGACTTTGCCTATTATATGATGACGTATCACTTTGACGGTAATATTGGGGCATTAAAAAGTGAAATTCAATATAAATGTGCGCAAGCATTTTTGAATGTTATGACACAAGGATTTTCAGAGATTGTTTTAGATGACACTTTTGTGACAGAAACGGTCCGCTTTCGTGAACCCAAGGTAAAAGAAACGTTAGAGTTTGTATTTAAAAATAATAATTTTATCCTTATTACTGCGCAAAATAGCAATTTTGCGGTAAAAAAAGCCGATTTGAAAGAAATTGAAAAGGATGAGATTAATTTCTACGCATTATTGATGAAGGAATATCATGCTCTGAGGGATAAGAAAGTATCTCATGCTGAAAGTAAGTTACTGCTGGAGAATAAAATTTCGACATTGTTTCAGTATACGTATAATAAACTGGATGCCAGTAATATTCGCAAAGTGGAACAATTTATCGAAGAGCCTATGGTTGGGAAAATCAGCAAATTAATCCGAAAAATTGAGGAGATTGCCGAAAGAACGTTGGATGAAAGCACTAAAAATAATGTTTATTTGCATATGTATACCTTTTTAGCCTATATGAAAAAAGGGACTAACCCGCCTATTTATAATACGCCTCATATTATGGAGTTGTATCAGGAAGAATATGAAAAGGCGAAAGAAATCGGTCGGTATATGTCTGAAGTTTTAAATATACCCTGTCCCAAAAGTGAACTTATTTTTATGACTTTATTTTTAAATGCATTATGCAATAATCGTTCTGCGGCAACAGAAAATATGACTTATGGTATTGTCGTTATCGCTCATGGTGATACTACGGCTACCAGTATGGCGAATTTCGCTAATACTTTGTTTAAAACCAATATTGTACAAGCTATTGATATGCCGCTTGACCGATCTGTCAGCGATACTTTGGAGGAGTTAATTGAACTGGTAAAGCAGAAAAAGTACAAGGAACTTGTTATTCTGGTAGATATGGGTTCCTTGACGATTTTTGGTGAGATTATTGAAAAGCAATTGCGCATGGAGACTGTCGTAGTCAAAAATATTACAACTGGAATTTTATTGGAAGTTACAGGAAAATTCTTGCGGGATTTTACTACCTTTCAAGACATTAAGCGATATATTGCAGCGTTGTCTGACAAGCATGAAATATTCGTGGTGCCGCCTAGAGATTTGCTGAAGAAGAAATCGAAGATCCTCATTACTTCCTGTGTTACCGGAATTGGTACAGCAAATAAAATAAAAATATTAATTGAACAAACTTTTAAGGATTTGCTGCCAGCCGATTTAAGAATTGAATCCAAAGAATATCATCTAATTAACACGCAAGAAAAGTTACTGGATCAAGTTGGGGAAGATGAGGAAATTATTGGTGTCATCGGCACTTTTACAATTAATCTCTTGGATATTCCGTTTATATCTTTGGAAGAACTGTTTTCTGAAAATGGGATTAATCTACTTATCGATATTATTGGAATTCGGGATCAACTAAATAATCTGGAGAATCGAACAGAGAATATCACGAAAAATTTTGTTAGCTCCATTACGTTGCAAAGTATTGTTGATTATTTGACGATATTAAATCCCCAAAAAATACTGCAGGAAATGGAAGATGTATTAAATGAAATTTGTAAGAAAATGAAGCAGGAATTTTCCAAGCAAACCAGATTACGATTTTTGATTCATTGTTGTTGTATGGTTGAGCGAATTATTGTAGCGAAAAGTTCTTTAAAATATCAGCGGATAAAGTCGGATTCAGTCGACAATGATGTATTATCTGTAATAAAAGTGTCATTCGCCACCATTGAAAATCACTATGGAATTAAACTTTCTTATAGTGAGATTGCTTGTATTTATGAACTCTTGTTTAAGAAAACACCCTAG
- a CDS encoding PTS sugar transporter subunit IIA has product MRNEKAEILLLTHGGWGEKLIESAKMILGNTERVSEIPLLAQDTLDEYRGKVRSKVAAMADHSLLITDLFGGTTSNVAAQLSQDFNIHVAAGLNAPMLIEAIMSLDKLDNPETLAEVISAGQLGCKDVIATIQAGRENTQ; this is encoded by the coding sequence ATGAGAAACGAAAAAGCGGAAATTTTATTGTTAACTCATGGCGGATGGGGAGAGAAATTGATTGAAAGTGCCAAAATGATTTTGGGCAATACCGAACGTGTATCAGAGATTCCTTTACTTGCACAGGATACGTTGGACGAATACCGGGGAAAAGTCAGGAGTAAGGTAGCCGCAATGGCTGACCATTCCTTGTTGATCACGGATTTATTCGGCGGTACTACGTCAAATGTTGCAGCGCAGCTTAGTCAGGACTTCAATATCCATGTTGCAGCCGGCTTAAATGCCCCCATGTTGATTGAAGCGATTATGTCTCTGGATAAATTGGATAATCCCGAAACGTTAGCGGAAGTTATTTCTGCCGGACAACTGGGGTGCAAAGATGTTATTGCCACGATTCAGGCAGGGCGAGAGAATACTCAATAG
- the araD gene encoding L-ribulose-5-phosphate 4-epimerase, whose amino-acid sequence MLEQLKEEVYRANMMLPAYKLVTFTWGNVSAIDRESNLIVIKPSGVDYQEMQPDQMVVVDLNGNIVEGKLNPSSDTATHIELYKACPDIGGIVHTHSRYATAWAQARKGIPALGTTHADDFYGTIPCTRAMTDEEISGEYEKETGKVITETFVGKNMMDIPGVLVYSHGPFAWGKNAADAVHHAVVLEEVAFMAWHAVLLNNSELDSMQQTLLDKHYLRKHGKNAYYGQK is encoded by the coding sequence ATGCTAGAACAATTAAAAGAAGAAGTCTATCGGGCCAATATGATGCTTCCTGCTTATAAACTGGTAACCTTCACCTGGGGCAATGTATCCGCGATTGATCGTGAAAGTAATTTGATCGTCATTAAACCCTCCGGCGTCGATTATCAGGAGATGCAGCCCGATCAGATGGTTGTTGTTGATTTGAATGGAAATATTGTCGAGGGAAAGCTGAATCCCTCTTCAGATACGGCAACGCATATTGAACTTTATAAAGCATGCCCGGATATCGGTGGTATTGTACACACTCATTCCCGTTATGCCACAGCGTGGGCGCAGGCGAGAAAGGGAATCCCGGCGCTTGGCACAACTCACGCCGATGATTTTTATGGTACGATTCCATGTACACGAGCGATGACAGATGAAGAAATTAGCGGAGAATACGAAAAAGAAACGGGAAAAGTTATCACAGAAACATTTGTCGGTAAAAATATGATGGATATTCCAGGTGTGCTTGTCTATTCGCATGGTCCATTCGCCTGGGGTAAAAATGCCGCAGATGCTGTACATCATGCAGTTGTTCTTGAAGAAGTGGCATTTATGGCTTGGCATGCAGTGCTGTTGAACAATTCCGAACTCGACAGTATGCAGCAGACATTATTAGATAAACATTATTTAAGAAAACATGGTAAAAACGCCTACTACGGACAAAAATAA
- a CDS encoding PTS mannose/fructose/sorbose/N-acetylgalactosamine transporter subunit IIC has product MNSLEVAICMGLYYWFSRLRLGYTFSSMLLQPVCVAVFVGLLLGDMSKAMIIGAGVQLVYLGVTSTPGGNVPSDPALASCIAIPIALKTGMDANLAVALAVPFGVIGIFVDQLRRTINAAWVHMADRYAEKGNLRGIYLCAFFYPALAGLVIRFPIVFATTYYGDTVVNKFLSLMPLWLTHSFELMGGILPALGFAITILVIGKKQLIPFFILGFFAVKFLNIGVMAAAIFGTCLALLYRGNSSKDGGAKA; this is encoded by the coding sequence ATGAATTCCTTGGAAGTAGCTATTTGCATGGGGTTGTACTATTGGTTTTCTCGGCTTCGTTTGGGTTATACCTTTTCCAGTATGTTGCTGCAGCCAGTCTGTGTGGCGGTGTTTGTGGGGCTTTTGTTGGGGGATATGTCTAAAGCGATGATCATCGGGGCGGGCGTGCAGTTAGTATATCTGGGTGTCACCTCTACACCGGGGGGAAACGTTCCATCTGATCCGGCGTTAGCTTCATGCATTGCCATTCCAATTGCTCTAAAAACGGGTATGGACGCGAATCTGGCGGTTGCTCTAGCGGTGCCTTTTGGCGTGATTGGCATATTCGTTGATCAATTAAGACGCACCATTAACGCAGCCTGGGTGCATATGGCTGATCGATATGCCGAGAAAGGCAATTTGCGTGGAATTTATCTATGTGCTTTTTTCTATCCTGCCTTGGCCGGGCTTGTTATTCGTTTTCCAATCGTTTTCGCTACAACCTATTACGGTGATACGGTCGTTAATAAATTCCTATCTTTGATGCCTCTGTGGTTAACTCATTCATTTGAACTCATGGGGGGGATTTTGCCCGCATTAGGATTTGCTATTACGATTTTAGTTATTGGCAAGAAACAGTTGATCCCGTTTTTCATACTCGGCTTCTTTGCTGTGAAATTCTTGAATATCGGTGTTATGGCGGCTGCTATTTTTGGAACTTGTCTGGCTTTGTTGTATAGAGGTAATTCATCCAAAGACGGAGGCGCAAAGGCATGA
- a CDS encoding DgaE family pyridoxal phosphate-dependent ammonia lyase has translation MNIYESVGLRKVINASGKMTILGVSTLADEVSTAIYQASKNYVVMEELMVRAGELISKYTGAEGSCVTLGAASAIAIATAATITKGKLTLVEKMPHSQGLKNEIILQKGHAVNFGASVIQMIQLGGGQVVEVGQANQVSVDHIKENINENTAALLYVKSHHAIQKGMVSLGNMIRIAQENNLPIIVDAAAEEDLRKYVAMGADMVIYSGAKSIEGPTSGFITGKERWICACSQQYKGIARAMKVGKESMIGLLKALELYEKKDVKVLAEKQKQIVNYLQAEMNKLNGLSAVVEQDEAGREIYRLKVKVDEKVLGINALEFIHALESGNPAVYTRNYYANLGYIHFDPRPLQTGEEKIILDRVAQISRSPR, from the coding sequence GTGAATATTTATGAGTCTGTCGGGTTGCGTAAAGTCATTAATGCCAGTGGTAAGATGACGATATTAGGAGTGTCCACGTTGGCTGATGAAGTATCAACGGCTATATATCAGGCATCTAAAAATTATGTAGTTATGGAAGAATTGATGGTGCGGGCCGGAGAACTGATATCGAAATACACTGGGGCGGAAGGCAGTTGTGTGACTCTTGGAGCAGCTTCGGCTATCGCGATTGCAACGGCTGCTACTATTACGAAGGGCAAATTGACTCTTGTTGAGAAGATGCCCCATAGTCAAGGATTGAAAAATGAAATCATTTTACAAAAAGGTCATGCAGTGAACTTTGGGGCTTCTGTTATTCAGATGATTCAGCTGGGTGGCGGGCAGGTCGTTGAGGTAGGGCAAGCAAATCAGGTGTCTGTGGATCATATCAAAGAGAATATTAATGAAAATACAGCGGCACTTTTGTATGTAAAATCGCATCACGCCATCCAAAAAGGGATGGTTTCTCTTGGCAATATGATTCGTATTGCGCAAGAAAACAACTTACCGATTATTGTGGATGCTGCCGCAGAAGAAGACTTGAGAAAGTATGTCGCCATGGGAGCCGACATGGTCATCTATAGTGGTGCCAAGTCCATTGAAGGTCCAACTTCTGGTTTTATAACGGGGAAAGAGCGGTGGATTTGTGCATGTTCTCAGCAGTATAAGGGAATTGCCAGAGCTATGAAAGTCGGGAAAGAAAGCATGATCGGTCTGTTAAAAGCATTAGAGCTCTATGAAAAAAAAGATGTGAAAGTATTGGCGGAAAAACAGAAACAGATTGTAAACTATTTGCAAGCTGAAATGAATAAGCTGAACGGATTGAGCGCTGTCGTTGAGCAGGATGAAGCCGGGCGGGAAATTTATCGGTTAAAAGTGAAAGTGGATGAAAAGGTTCTGGGCATCAATGCGCTAGAATTTATCCATGCGTTGGAAAGTGGTAATCCCGCCGTTTATACTAGAAATTATTATGCCAATCTAGGCTATATCCACTTTGATCCCAGACCACTCCAGACCGGAGAGGAGAAAATAATTTTGGATCGCGTTGCGCAGATTAGTCGTTCCCCGAGATAG
- the araA gene encoding L-arabinose isomerase, translating to MKQLENYQFWFITGSQQLYGEETLKKVAEHSAIIAESLNESKHIPAKIFFKVVATTSDTIEQVMEDANYDKKCVGVITWMHTFSPSKMWIRGLSKLQKPYLHLHTQFNREIPNEAIDMDFMNLNQSAHGDREHGFIGTRMRLNRKIVAGYWADESVQKKIGAWMRTSVGVLASKSLKVARFGDNMRDVAVTEGDKVEAQIKLGWSVNTYPVGDLVPYIEAVKKQEIDALMEQYESQYILHTNDIESVRYQAQMEIGMKKFLLEGNFDAFVNTFEDLYGMKQLPGLATQHLTAQGYGFGPEGDWKVAALTHVMKAMAQGADQGTALMEDYTYHFADHGEGLILGAHMLEVCPSVAAEKPRIEVHPLGIGGKAAPARLVFQGKSGKAITASLIDMGGRMRLIVNDVLAVKPIMPMPNLPVARVMWKPLPNLETSAEAWITAGGAHHSVISFSVTAEQLSDWADMMGIEFVHIKENIDLDQFKHDLMIADLVWKLK from the coding sequence ATGAAACAGTTAGAAAATTACCAATTCTGGTTTATTACCGGCAGCCAACAGCTCTATGGTGAAGAAACATTAAAAAAAGTAGCGGAACACTCTGCTATCATAGCCGAAAGTTTAAATGAATCTAAACATATTCCAGCAAAAATTTTCTTTAAAGTTGTTGCGACGACTTCCGATACGATTGAGCAGGTTATGGAAGATGCAAACTATGATAAAAAATGCGTCGGAGTGATCACATGGATGCATACATTTTCTCCCTCAAAAATGTGGATTCGAGGATTAAGTAAGCTGCAGAAACCTTATTTACATTTACACACACAATTTAATCGAGAGATTCCCAATGAAGCCATTGATATGGATTTCATGAATCTGAATCAGTCTGCCCATGGCGACCGCGAGCATGGATTTATTGGGACAAGAATGCGTTTAAATCGTAAAATTGTTGCCGGATACTGGGCGGATGAATCGGTACAGAAAAAGATCGGTGCATGGATGCGTACGTCTGTGGGAGTTTTGGCAAGTAAATCGCTGAAAGTGGCCCGTTTTGGCGACAATATGCGTGATGTGGCTGTCACAGAAGGGGATAAAGTCGAAGCACAAATCAAACTAGGCTGGTCAGTCAATACTTACCCTGTTGGAGATTTGGTTCCTTATATTGAAGCAGTCAAGAAACAAGAAATTGATGCACTCATGGAACAATATGAAAGTCAATATATCCTGCATACAAACGATATTGAATCGGTACGCTATCAAGCTCAAATGGAAATTGGAATGAAAAAATTTCTCTTGGAAGGCAACTTTGATGCTTTTGTCAATACATTTGAAGATTTGTATGGAATGAAACAATTGCCGGGACTTGCAACACAGCATCTGACCGCGCAAGGCTATGGTTTTGGTCCGGAAGGCGACTGGAAAGTAGCTGCACTGACGCATGTGATGAAAGCAATGGCGCAGGGGGCAGATCAAGGTACGGCACTTATGGAAGATTACACCTATCATTTTGCCGATCATGGTGAAGGACTAATTTTAGGTGCACACATGCTTGAAGTATGTCCGAGCGTTGCGGCCGAAAAACCACGGATCGAAGTACATCCGTTGGGTATTGGCGGTAAAGCTGCGCCGGCAAGACTTGTATTCCAAGGTAAATCAGGTAAGGCGATTACAGCCTCCCTGATCGATATGGGCGGAAGAATGCGTTTGATTGTCAATGATGTGTTGGCTGTAAAACCGATTATGCCAATGCCGAATCTGCCTGTGGCCAGAGTCATGTGGAAACCGCTTCCTAACCTTGAGACATCCGCTGAAGCATGGATTACAGCTGGCGGTGCCCATCACAGTGTCATTAGTTTTTCCGTAACAGCCGAACAGCTCAGCGACTGGGCAGATATGATGGGTATTGAATTCGTGCATATTAAAGAAAATATTGATCTAGATCAATTTAAACACGATTTAATGATTGCTGATCTTGTATGGAAATTAAAATAG
- a CDS encoding PTS system mannose/fructose/sorbose family transporter subunit IID, with protein sequence MMTEQNPVAKVTKRDVTKVWFIYYLGAELSNSYERLQSLIFCASMIPVLKKLYTTKEALSEALQRHLNFFNTEGIVGSIIHGITIAMEEQKAKEEDVPDAAITGIKTGLMGPLAGIGDAVVWGAIMPLIIAVFLPLAMNGNPMGGIMPLVAYTGVTLAISYMLCHKGYTLGKESIIGLLQDGRIKELITGASVLGLFMMGALSASYIKIATPLKISLLEGSPIVIQEVLDSMAPGLLPLLAVFGIYAYLKHKGPRYNRILVTIILISVVCSLLGIL encoded by the coding sequence ATGATGACTGAACAGAATCCCGTAGCAAAAGTTACGAAAAGAGATGTTACTAAAGTCTGGTTTATCTATTATTTGGGTGCTGAGTTGTCCAATTCTTACGAACGTCTGCAAAGTTTAATATTTTGTGCCAGCATGATTCCCGTTTTGAAAAAATTATATACGACAAAAGAAGCTTTGAGTGAGGCATTGCAGCGACATTTAAACTTTTTTAATACTGAGGGGATTGTCGGCAGCATTATCCACGGTATAACCATTGCCATGGAAGAACAGAAAGCGAAAGAAGAAGACGTTCCGGATGCGGCTATTACAGGTATTAAAACGGGGCTCATGGGACCGCTGGCTGGTATTGGCGATGCTGTTGTCTGGGGTGCTATTATGCCGCTGATTATTGCTGTTTTTCTTCCACTTGCCATGAATGGGAATCCCATGGGGGGGATTATGCCCTTGGTGGCTTATACCGGAGTTACTCTAGCTATTAGCTATATGCTTTGTCATAAAGGCTATACGTTGGGAAAGGAATCCATCATTGGGCTGCTGCAGGATGGGCGAATCAAGGAATTGATTACCGGTGCCAGTGTTTTGGGCTTATTTATGATGGGGGCGTTATCTGCAAGTTATATCAAAATTGCAACTCCATTAAAGATCAGTTTATTGGAGGGGAGTCCAATAGTGATTCAAGAAGTTTTGGATTCGATGGCACCGGGATTACTGCCTCTTCTGGCGGTATTTGGAATCTATGCGTATTTGAAACACAAAGGCCCTCGTTATAACCGGATCTTAGTGACTATTATTTTGATTAGTGTAGTCTGTTCTTTGCTCGGAATCTTATAA
- the dagF gene encoding 2-dehydro-3-deoxy-phosphogluconate aldolase: protein MYLDRFSFYQDRVAVNFLAKDPENAKNVVDAMEGNAVIGLLSKNFATMTEAVEMAKKYLKKIPVLSIGLGAGDPKQWSIVADIAAELDPGHVNQVYTAAGYTVGLLKGKGCDHTFVNALISPTGTIGKVKISTGAESNKMTEVLADIDTAVMMLKEVGVQSIKFFNMAGLKHIEELKAVAESCVRMGMPVLEPTGGIGLENIREIVKVCMDAGCPKVIPHVYSSAIDKKTGLTEIQIVRQIYEEIKKI, encoded by the coding sequence ATGTATCTGGATAGATTCAGTTTTTACCAAGATCGGGTTGCTGTAAATTTTCTGGCAAAAGATCCCGAAAATGCCAAGAACGTCGTAGATGCTATGGAAGGAAATGCTGTTATTGGCTTATTATCGAAAAATTTTGCTACAATGACTGAGGCAGTAGAAATGGCCAAAAAATACCTGAAAAAGATTCCCGTTTTGTCCATTGGTTTGGGGGCTGGCGATCCGAAGCAATGGTCTATTGTTGCAGACATAGCGGCCGAACTTGATCCGGGGCATGTAAATCAGGTATATACGGCGGCTGGTTACACGGTGGGATTGCTTAAAGGAAAAGGCTGCGATCATACTTTCGTCAATGCTTTGATCAGTCCCACCGGGACGATTGGCAAGGTCAAGATATCTACTGGTGCCGAAAGCAATAAAATGACAGAGGTTCTGGCCGATATTGATACCGCTGTGATGATGCTCAAGGAAGTAGGCGTTCAATCGATAAAATTTTTTAATATGGCAGGACTAAAACATATTGAAGAATTGAAAGCAGTGGCTGAATCATGCGTGAGAATGGGGATGCCAGTATTGGAGCCAACGGGAGGCATTGGTTTGGAAAACATTCGTGAAATAGTCAAAGTATGCATGGATGCAGGGTGTCCAAAGGTCATTCCGCATGTTTATAGCAGTGCCATTGATAAAAAAACCGGTCTCACAGAGATTCAGATAGTTCGGCAGATATATGAAGAGATTAAGAAAATATAA